In one Zobellia galactanivorans genomic region, the following are encoded:
- a CDS encoding Gfo/Idh/MocA family protein: MKTDKTKTSMTKKSRRDFVKNTALFTGGAMLLPNLQMSGMANVLGDKKLKLALVGCGGRGTGAAVQALTADDNIELVAMADAFEDRLKGSLANISKAMGETKKINVKEKNQFVGFDAATKAIDLADVVILATPPGFRPQHFEYAVNNGKHVFMEKPVATDVPGVRKVLAAAKKAKENKLNVVVGLQRHYQDSYLAALEHLNKDAIGKIVSGQVYWNSGGVWVRERQPGQTELEYQMRNWYYFNWLCGDHILEQHIHNIDVANWFIGEYPISAQGMGGRQVRKGKDHGEIFDHHFVEYTYPSGAVIASQCRHQPETMSKVSEFFQGTKGTVYTKGDTAILKDYSGGSIFEHRGKDDPNPYQVEHIKLFESIRNGGVIADAENGAKSTMSAIMGRMATYSGKVIKWDEAMQSNIDLAPDELSWDSPAPVQPNADGTYNIPKPGETVVI, from the coding sequence ATGAAAACAGACAAGACCAAAACCAGTATGACCAAAAAATCAAGAAGAGATTTCGTAAAGAACACCGCCCTTTTTACCGGAGGGGCCATGTTGTTGCCCAACCTGCAGATGAGCGGTATGGCAAATGTATTAGGGGATAAAAAATTAAAACTGGCACTGGTCGGTTGTGGTGGCAGGGGTACTGGCGCCGCGGTACAGGCTTTGACCGCCGATGACAATATAGAGCTTGTGGCTATGGCCGATGCCTTTGAAGACCGCTTAAAAGGCAGTTTGGCGAATATTTCCAAGGCCATGGGCGAGACCAAAAAAATCAATGTAAAGGAAAAGAACCAATTCGTTGGTTTCGATGCGGCCACCAAGGCGATCGATTTGGCCGATGTAGTCATTTTGGCGACGCCACCGGGTTTTCGTCCTCAGCACTTTGAATATGCCGTAAACAATGGGAAGCACGTGTTTATGGAAAAGCCTGTAGCTACCGATGTACCCGGCGTACGTAAGGTATTGGCTGCGGCAAAAAAGGCAAAAGAAAACAAATTGAATGTAGTGGTTGGTCTTCAAAGACACTATCAAGACAGTTATTTGGCGGCTTTAGAACATCTTAATAAAGATGCTATCGGTAAAATTGTTTCAGGACAAGTTTACTGGAACAGTGGTGGTGTTTGGGTTCGTGAGCGACAGCCTGGGCAAACTGAACTTGAATATCAAATGCGCAATTGGTACTACTTTAATTGGTTATGTGGAGACCATATTTTAGAGCAGCACATCCATAATATTGACGTAGCCAACTGGTTTATCGGTGAATACCCCATTTCAGCACAGGGTATGGGCGGTAGACAGGTACGTAAAGGAAAAGACCATGGTGAAATTTTCGACCACCATTTTGTAGAGTATACCTACCCTAGTGGAGCGGTCATCGCAAGTCAGTGCCGCCACCAGCCCGAGACTATGAGCAAGGTTTCCGAATTCTTTCAGGGAACCAAGGGTACGGTCTATACCAAAGGGGATACGGCCATCTTAAAAGACTATAGCGGTGGTTCTATATTCGAACATAGGGGAAAAGACGACCCGAATCCATACCAAGTAGAGCATATCAAACTTTTTGAATCGATTAGAAACGGAGGGGTCATAGCCGATGCCGAAAATGGGGCAAAGAGTACTATGAGCGCCATAATGGGGAGAATGGCCACTTACTCTGGAAAAGTCATTAAATGGGATGAAGCCATGCAGTCCAATATCGATTTGGCCCCAGATGAACTAAGTTGGGATTCCCCAGCACCGGTGCAACCCAATGCCGATGGTACGTATAACATACCAAAGCCGGGTGAAACTGTAGTGATATAA
- a CDS encoding universal stress protein has product MLKVLLPTDFSENSKNAIRYALHFYKDVACTFYLLHTYTPAAQRIDYILGSPGQIGLGDTWKVEAESEINELSEELESDDTNLSHQFVTHVAFESLGAEVQKMVLNEQIDIIVMGTQGATGAKATFLGTKTVDVLKEATCPMLIVPNGYTYQLVKNVAFVTNYKRNFSADILNPIKQVLSRFGASMHIMHIFEEERLNRIQESNRNTLETYLEEFKPSFHWMPNFGNKTKGIQVFLKELDIDLLTMFKYNHDFIEKLTHEPVIKKVSFCVDIPFMVVPVEE; this is encoded by the coding sequence ATGCTCAAAGTTCTATTACCGACAGATTTTTCCGAAAACTCAAAAAATGCAATTCGTTATGCCTTGCATTTCTATAAAGATGTTGCCTGCACTTTTTATTTGTTGCATACCTACACTCCGGCAGCTCAGCGGATCGATTATATTCTCGGCTCACCGGGTCAAATTGGCTTGGGCGATACTTGGAAGGTAGAGGCCGAAAGTGAAATAAACGAGCTAAGTGAAGAATTGGAAAGTGACGATACCAATCTTAGTCACCAGTTTGTGACCCATGTGGCATTTGAATCCTTGGGAGCGGAAGTGCAAAAAATGGTCCTAAATGAGCAGATAGATATAATTGTGATGGGGACCCAGGGCGCGACAGGGGCAAAAGCGACATTTTTAGGTACAAAAACGGTTGACGTATTAAAAGAGGCCACTTGTCCAATGCTGATCGTTCCGAACGGATATACCTATCAATTGGTTAAAAATGTTGCTTTTGTAACCAATTACAAGAGAAACTTCTCTGCCGATATTCTAAACCCCATAAAGCAGGTACTTTCTCGCTTTGGTGCATCCATGCATATCATGCACATATTCGAAGAAGAACGCTTGAACCGTATTCAAGAATCGAATAGGAACACTTTGGAGACCTATTTGGAAGAATTCAAGCCCTCTTTTCATTGGATGCCCAATTTTGGAAACAAAACAAAAGGTATTCAGGTATTTTTAAAGGAATTGGACATCGATTTGTTGACGATGTTCAAATACAATCACGACTTTATAGAGAAACTAACCCATGAACCTGTAATCAAAAAAGTTAGTTTTTGCGTAGACATTCCTTTTATGGTCGTTCCGGTAGAGGAATAG
- a CDS encoding LytR/AlgR family response regulator transcription factor, with protein sequence MNSVKLTCVVIDDSKTQRTAVAQLIKNHINLRFLADYKNAIEAQKHMEKNEVDLVFLDIEMPLVNGFQFIESLENRPQIILITGKAEYAMQAFDYDVTDYLLKPISQGRFNIAIKKAIQNKVVPMEKEEDFIFVNSKLKKVKLLLSDIKWVEGLGDYIKVVTDDENILILSTMKAFIDKLPEDQFLRVHKSYIINLNKVEKFNGSQVEVCGHSIPLSRHKKLALEEALMNSTVQ encoded by the coding sequence ATGAACTCCGTAAAATTAACGTGTGTAGTTATCGACGATTCGAAGACTCAGCGTACCGCAGTTGCCCAACTTATCAAAAACCACATTAACCTGCGTTTTTTGGCCGATTATAAAAATGCAATAGAGGCTCAGAAGCATATGGAAAAAAACGAGGTCGACCTTGTTTTTCTCGATATAGAAATGCCGCTTGTAAATGGTTTTCAATTCATAGAATCGCTTGAAAACAGGCCCCAGATTATTCTTATTACGGGCAAGGCCGAATATGCCATGCAAGCTTTTGATTACGATGTTACCGATTATCTTCTTAAACCTATTTCCCAAGGCCGTTTTAATATTGCCATAAAGAAGGCTATACAGAACAAGGTTGTTCCTATGGAAAAGGAAGAAGATTTTATTTTTGTGAACAGTAAACTAAAAAAGGTAAAACTACTCTTAAGCGATATTAAATGGGTAGAAGGATTGGGCGATTACATTAAAGTAGTTACCGATGACGAGAACATTTTGATCTTATCGACCATGAAGGCCTTTATCGACAAATTGCCCGAAGACCAATTCCTTAGGGTACACAAGTCGTATATCATTAACCTAAACAAGGTTGAGAAGTTCAACGGTTCACAAGTTGAAGTATGCGGACACTCCATTCCGTTGAGCAGACACAAAAAATTGGCCTTGGAAGAGGCCCTTATGAACAGTACGGTACAATAA
- a CDS encoding SusC/RagA family TonB-linked outer membrane protein, whose product MIKLKHAIIAMFAMIGQFAYSQTSTVSGVVSDESGTPLPGATIVVSGTTNGTTTDFDGNYSLSNVGATDKLEFSYVGMTAKVVAVGNQTNINVTLEEDAQALEEVVVVGYGTQSRAEVTGAITTVGSEEISSLPVATADQALQGRAAGVTVLNSGSPGTAPVVRIRGLGTMNNNDPLYVIDGVIAGGLGDLNPNDIESINVLKDASTTAIYGSLGSNGVVMVTTKKGRRTGKTVINLDSYTGIQYSNQRYDLLNTQEYLQFAQDAFGFTPTSALSQSGNNTDFQDALFRTGVMQKVDLGISGGSENSDFRFSAGYLDQEGAVIETGFERFSFRANSNFTLGKFKFGETLAVSFNKQNPERNLGDRSLLEHAIKIAPYLPIYNPNNLQGFQGPSNGSDGQDAENPIRVQTLGEHVNKSSGIIGSLFGEYEIVEGLSFKSQVGLEYRNSSTNIFRPSYNDDSEGGNTHSSDFAAITRNSGLRKSIILTNSLNYSKTYNDLHNLEFLILAEKQEQSDELLNSNSQNPITNELDQVSNEQSFLESKSYEYNRIGYLARLNYNYDQKYILAASIRRDASSRFGENNRWGTFPSVALGWNIANESFLENSSINTLKLRGSWGITGNDRIEDYRYSATLLSNFFYPLGEGLATGTTPGGLANPDLKWEETIMKNIGLDFGFYDGKITGALEYYNNTSNDLLMDRPLPGSLGIHSGVVTENVGSVETSGFELNIGYNDFEGDFTWSANLNLGTSSNEVQSLGENESLSGGFFEGQNISRVEVGQPLFFFYGYETNGIYQTQGEVEAVLDQVPDDKGEVTYNAGDIRFVDQNGDRKIDDQDRVNIGNPYPDLTYGLNLDFNYKQLDLNMFISGVAGVDVYNTNIYDLEGMPRLFNAGTNVLNRWTGPGTSNSVPQAGGADENFTLISDRFVEDGSYTRLKNITLGYTLENTSLERYFSKCRIYVSGQNLITISDYSGLDPEIGNPLTNDGGSRRYELGIDRGNYPQPKSVLLGVQLSF is encoded by the coding sequence ATGATTAAACTTAAACATGCGATCATTGCAATGTTTGCAATGATCGGGCAATTTGCCTATTCACAAACATCTACGGTCAGCGGTGTAGTTTCCGATGAAAGCGGAACCCCTCTTCCCGGGGCCACCATTGTTGTTTCGGGCACAACAAACGGTACTACCACCGATTTTGATGGAAATTATTCCCTATCGAATGTAGGCGCCACCGATAAACTGGAGTTTTCCTATGTCGGTATGACCGCCAAAGTCGTTGCGGTAGGCAACCAAACCAATATTAACGTAACCCTCGAGGAAGATGCACAGGCCCTTGAAGAAGTTGTGGTCGTAGGGTACGGCACACAATCTCGGGCAGAGGTAACCGGCGCTATAACCACGGTAGGTTCGGAAGAGATTTCCTCCCTTCCCGTGGCTACGGCCGATCAAGCGCTACAAGGTAGGGCTGCCGGGGTTACCGTATTGAATTCCGGTTCCCCAGGTACAGCGCCCGTCGTTCGAATTAGGGGGTTAGGCACCATGAACAACAACGACCCCCTTTACGTTATTGATGGGGTCATAGCCGGAGGTCTCGGTGATTTAAACCCAAACGACATAGAATCGATCAATGTCTTGAAAGATGCTTCCACCACCGCCATTTATGGGTCCTTAGGTTCTAACGGTGTAGTTATGGTAACCACTAAAAAAGGAAGAAGGACAGGAAAAACAGTCATCAACCTCGATTCGTACACAGGTATACAATACTCCAATCAACGGTACGACCTTTTAAATACACAAGAATATTTACAATTTGCACAAGATGCCTTTGGCTTTACCCCTACTTCGGCCCTATCCCAATCCGGTAACAATACCGATTTTCAGGATGCGCTATTCAGAACAGGCGTAATGCAAAAAGTCGACCTCGGTATTTCCGGCGGTTCGGAAAACAGTGATTTCAGGTTCTCCGCTGGCTATTTAGACCAAGAAGGGGCCGTTATAGAAACGGGCTTCGAAAGATTCTCTTTCCGTGCCAATAGCAATTTTACCTTAGGGAAATTCAAGTTCGGCGAAACCTTGGCGGTTTCGTTCAACAAGCAAAACCCGGAACGGAATTTGGGAGATCGCTCACTATTGGAACATGCAATCAAAATAGCTCCTTACCTCCCTATTTACAACCCAAATAACTTACAAGGTTTTCAGGGCCCTAGCAATGGTTCGGACGGACAAGATGCCGAAAACCCGATTCGCGTACAGACCCTAGGCGAACACGTAAACAAATCTTCGGGTATTATCGGAAGTCTCTTCGGTGAATACGAGATAGTTGAAGGGCTTAGTTTTAAGAGCCAAGTTGGTTTGGAATATAGAAATTCAAGCACCAATATCTTTAGGCCTTCCTATAACGACGACAGTGAAGGAGGCAATACCCACAGCTCGGATTTTGCCGCTATAACCAGGAATTCAGGCTTAAGAAAATCGATTATCTTAACCAACAGCCTAAATTACTCAAAGACTTATAACGACCTTCATAACTTAGAATTTTTAATTCTTGCCGAAAAGCAAGAGCAATCGGACGAGCTATTGAATTCCAATAGCCAAAACCCGATTACCAACGAGCTTGACCAAGTTTCCAACGAACAATCGTTCTTAGAATCAAAATCATACGAATACAACCGTATAGGTTACTTGGCCCGTTTGAACTACAATTATGATCAAAAGTACATTCTGGCCGCCTCTATTAGAAGAGATGCTTCTTCGCGTTTCGGGGAGAACAATCGCTGGGGTACTTTTCCATCGGTAGCCCTAGGTTGGAACATTGCCAACGAAAGTTTCTTGGAGAACTCCTCGATCAACACCTTAAAACTTAGAGGAAGTTGGGGTATTACAGGAAACGATAGAATTGAGGACTATAGATATAGCGCCACACTTTTATCCAATTTCTTTTATCCTTTGGGAGAGGGACTTGCCACGGGTACCACTCCGGGCGGATTGGCCAACCCTGATTTAAAATGGGAGGAAACTATCATGAAAAACATCGGACTTGATTTTGGTTTTTATGACGGAAAAATCACAGGTGCCTTAGAGTATTACAACAATACCAGTAACGACCTTCTTATGGACCGCCCCTTACCGGGTTCTTTGGGCATACACTCGGGAGTAGTAACCGAAAACGTAGGCTCCGTTGAAACAAGTGGATTTGAACTTAATATAGGATATAACGATTTTGAAGGGGACTTTACCTGGTCGGCCAACCTTAATTTGGGTACATCTAGCAATGAAGTACAATCACTAGGTGAGAACGAGTCGCTTTCCGGAGGCTTTTTTGAAGGGCAAAATATTTCACGTGTTGAAGTCGGGCAACCCTTGTTCTTCTTCTATGGCTATGAAACCAATGGTATATACCAGACACAGGGCGAAGTCGAGGCAGTGCTTGACCAAGTTCCCGACGATAAAGGCGAAGTCACGTACAATGCCGGTGATATCCGTTTCGTAGACCAAAACGGAGACCGAAAAATCGATGACCAAGACCGTGTCAATATCGGCAACCCATACCCTGATTTAACTTATGGATTAAACTTAGACTTCAACTACAAGCAACTCGACTTGAACATGTTCATTTCCGGCGTAGCGGGTGTAGATGTCTACAACACCAACATCTATGATTTAGAGGGGATGCCCAGATTGTTCAACGCAGGAACAAATGTTCTGAATAGATGGACAGGGCCGGGAACTTCGAACTCCGTACCCCAAGCTGGCGGTGCCGATGAGAACTTTACCTTGATTTCCGACAGATTTGTTGAAGACGGCTCTTATACACGCCTAAAGAACATTACTTTAGGCTACACCCTGGAGAACACTTCATTGGAAAGGTATTTTTCCAAATGTAGAATTTATGTAAGCGGACAAAACTTGATAACCATTAGCGACTACTCTGGGTTAGACCCCGAAATCGGAAACCCGTTGACCAATGATGGAGGTAGCCGAAGATATGAACTGGGAATTGACAGGGGCAACTATCCACAACCTAAATCAGTTTTACTCGGAGTACAATTATCATTCTAA
- the galK gene encoding galactokinase yields MQFLEHFTPELVVSSPGRINLIGEHTDYNMGYVLPTAIEKNITFSFKKNGSDNECRVYSKTYDTGFEIDLNAIAVSKIEWENYILGVLNEISKRTDKVRGFDCVVESNLPTGSGLSSSAALECGLAFGLNEIFDLGLSKIEMVQLSQTAEHTYVGTQCGIMDQFASVMSEAGNVILLDCRSLDYKHIPIDLNPYKIILLNTKVSHNLASSEYNTRKKECEEGVSVIQKKYPEVKSLRDVNEEMLLSSKEGMSETVYKRCSFIVKENDRVLAMVDALKKNNLDEVGQILYRAHEGISKAYEVSCPESDFLVDFSKDNPKVLGARQTGGGFGGCTLNIVHGDAVDDFVTQAAKDYKEKFDIDLEAFEVQPSGGTHIIN; encoded by the coding sequence ATGCAATTTTTAGAACACTTTACGCCCGAATTGGTGGTGTCATCGCCGGGTAGGATAAACCTTATTGGCGAACATACCGATTATAACATGGGCTATGTTTTGCCAACGGCAATAGAAAAGAACATTACCTTCAGTTTTAAAAAGAACGGCTCCGATAACGAATGTCGTGTTTATAGCAAGACTTACGATACCGGTTTTGAAATAGATTTGAACGCCATTGCCGTTAGCAAGATAGAGTGGGAGAACTATATTCTGGGGGTGCTCAACGAAATTTCAAAGAGAACCGATAAGGTGAGGGGTTTCGATTGTGTGGTAGAGAGTAATTTGCCTACAGGTTCCGGACTCAGTTCTTCCGCTGCTTTAGAATGTGGTCTGGCTTTTGGTCTGAACGAGATCTTTGATCTTGGACTTTCAAAAATTGAAATGGTTCAGCTCTCGCAAACGGCGGAGCATACTTATGTGGGAACACAATGTGGTATAATGGACCAATTTGCCTCTGTAATGAGCGAGGCCGGCAACGTAATTTTATTAGATTGTCGTTCCTTGGACTATAAGCATATTCCAATAGACCTGAATCCGTATAAAATCATACTCCTTAATACCAAGGTCTCGCACAATTTGGCTTCGAGCGAGTATAATACGCGTAAAAAAGAATGCGAAGAAGGGGTAAGTGTTATTCAAAAGAAATATCCCGAGGTGAAATCCTTGAGAGACGTGAATGAAGAAATGTTGCTTTCGAGCAAAGAGGGAATGAGCGAAACCGTATACAAACGTTGTTCTTTTATTGTTAAGGAAAACGACAGGGTTTTGGCCATGGTCGATGCATTGAAGAAAAACAACCTCGATGAAGTCGGTCAAATTCTCTATCGTGCCCATGAAGGCATTAGCAAAGCATATGAAGTAAGCTGCCCCGAATCTGACTTTTTGGTCGATTTTTCAAAAGACAATCCTAAAGTTTTGGGAGCAAGGCAGACCGGTGGAGGTTTCGGTGGATGTACATTGAATATCGTTCACGGGGATGCTGTCGACGATTTTGTCACCCAAGCCGCCAAGGACTATAAAGAGAAATTCGATATTGACTTGGAAGCTTTTGAAGTACAGCCAAGTGGGGGTACCCATATTATCAACTAA
- a CDS encoding MFS transporter, with product METTTNGMASNANRLFYGSCFALITTAFSFSIRAGILPQLGEELSLSGEQLGFINSMWFLGFPLSMVIGGLIYHKVGGKAIMQFAFFAHALGIILTIYSGSYIGLLISTLLIGLGNGCTEAACNPMIADAYQGNRMSTMMNRFHMWFPGGIAIGSLISSFMTDMHFGWQTQIWLILVPTLVYAYLFFGQSWPKAKVEEAATLGGNFKAMLSPLFLFMVACMALTAISEFGPNQWVGLILSKSGANPMIILALTAGLMAVARFFGGDMVKQFNQTGVLLGSAVLATLGIYLFSTQTGAMAYVAAIFFALGVAYFWPNMIGFVADKIPKSGALGLSILGAVGMFSSSIFQPIIGGWIDADKAKAAAQGFTGDELELVSGQATLLTMTIFPGILIVLFTILYFWMKSKKEDKVEAEVAS from the coding sequence ATGGAAACAACAACGAACGGAATGGCCTCAAACGCCAATAGACTTTTTTACGGTAGCTGCTTTGCTCTGATCACCACCGCATTCTCTTTTAGTATCAGGGCGGGTATTCTCCCCCAATTAGGGGAAGAACTAAGCCTTAGTGGTGAGCAACTAGGTTTTATCAATTCGATGTGGTTTTTAGGATTTCCCCTGTCTATGGTTATCGGAGGGCTTATTTATCACAAGGTAGGAGGAAAAGCCATTATGCAGTTCGCATTCTTCGCCCATGCACTAGGTATTATATTGACGATTTATTCAGGAAGCTATATTGGCCTATTGATCTCTACCCTATTAATAGGTTTGGGCAACGGATGTACCGAAGCTGCCTGTAACCCCATGATAGCCGATGCCTATCAAGGAAACAGGATGAGCACCATGATGAACCGTTTTCATATGTGGTTTCCAGGGGGTATTGCCATTGGTAGCCTTATTTCAAGTTTTATGACCGATATGCATTTTGGCTGGCAAACCCAAATCTGGTTGATCCTTGTACCCACACTTGTCTATGCCTATTTGTTCTTCGGACAATCATGGCCCAAAGCCAAAGTCGAAGAAGCGGCCACTCTCGGTGGAAACTTCAAGGCTATGCTTTCTCCCTTGTTCCTCTTTATGGTCGCCTGTATGGCCTTAACCGCTATTTCAGAATTCGGGCCTAACCAATGGGTAGGATTGATCCTCTCTAAAAGTGGGGCCAACCCAATGATCATATTGGCATTGACGGCGGGTCTTATGGCCGTTGCCCGTTTCTTTGGAGGTGATATGGTAAAACAATTCAACCAGACCGGGGTACTTTTAGGTTCTGCGGTCTTAGCTACCCTCGGCATCTACTTATTCAGTACGCAAACAGGGGCAATGGCCTATGTTGCCGCCATCTTTTTTGCCTTAGGCGTTGCCTATTTCTGGCCGAACATGATCGGTTTCGTAGCCGACAAAATACCAAAAAGTGGTGCCTTGGGACTTTCGATTCTCGGTGCCGTAGGTATGTTCTCCAGTTCTATATTTCAACCTATCATCGGTGGATGGATCGATGCCGATAAGGCCAAAGCAGCAGCTCAAGGCTTTACCGGTGACGAACTGGAATTGGTTTCCGGCCAAGCTACCCTATTGACCATGACGATATTTCCCGGTATTCTCATTGTGCTCTTTACCATTCTCTATTTTTGGATGAAAAGCAAAAAGGAGGACAAAGTAGAAGCCGAAGTGGCATCATAA
- a CDS encoding formylglycine-generating enzyme family protein: MIKSYIPLAIFCLLIGCKEEKKNKEEATVPTETVEAPKAVEVDTTVVKEMPEDVSAPEGMVWIPGAVFSQGAVPQDKAAMDHEKPAHKVAVDGFFMDITEVTNDEFQKFVDETGYKTVAEREIDWEEMKKQLPEGTPKPHDSIMQPGSLTFKQAKSSVPNLYDFSQWWSWTIGANWKNPNGPGSSIKGKGNYPVVHIAYEDALAYCEWANRRLPTEAEWERAARGNHLNTIYFWGDEDAKLSDKANTWEGEFPVTNVETDGFGLRAPVKSYPANDFGLYDMAGNVWEWTNDWYNTNYYKELSTTFPVAKNPLGADQAYNERDPYAREKVMKGGSFLCNASYCASYRVSSRMATSLDSSLEHLGFRTVATPDMIRNSKK, translated from the coding sequence ATGATTAAGAGTTATATTCCCCTTGCCATTTTTTGTTTGTTAATAGGATGTAAGGAAGAAAAGAAGAACAAGGAGGAAGCAACAGTGCCTACCGAAACAGTGGAGGCGCCCAAGGCAGTGGAGGTCGATACTACGGTAGTCAAGGAAATGCCGGAAGATGTTAGCGCTCCCGAAGGAATGGTGTGGATACCCGGAGCCGTGTTCTCTCAAGGTGCAGTACCGCAAGATAAGGCGGCTATGGATCACGAAAAACCTGCCCATAAAGTAGCGGTAGACGGTTTCTTTATGGATATTACCGAGGTGACCAACGATGAATTTCAAAAATTCGTGGATGAAACAGGCTATAAAACGGTGGCAGAGCGTGAGATCGATTGGGAAGAGATGAAAAAACAGCTTCCTGAAGGTACGCCCAAACCCCATGATAGTATTATGCAGCCTGGTTCCCTGACCTTTAAACAGGCAAAAAGTTCCGTGCCCAATCTTTACGATTTTTCACAATGGTGGAGTTGGACGATAGGGGCAAATTGGAAAAACCCCAATGGCCCAGGCAGTTCCATTAAGGGCAAAGGAAACTATCCTGTAGTACATATTGCATATGAAGATGCCCTGGCCTATTGTGAGTGGGCCAATAGACGTTTGCCTACCGAGGCCGAATGGGAGCGCGCTGCTCGTGGCAACCATTTGAACACTATTTATTTCTGGGGCGATGAGGACGCTAAATTATCGGATAAGGCGAATACTTGGGAAGGGGAATTTCCCGTAACCAATGTCGAGACCGATGGTTTCGGCCTTCGGGCACCCGTTAAGTCGTATCCCGCAAATGATTTTGGGCTATATGATATGGCTGGAAATGTTTGGGAATGGACCAACGATTGGTACAATACCAATTACTACAAAGAACTGAGTACGACCTTCCCTGTGGCCAAAAACCCATTGGGAGCGGATCAGGCCTATAACGAAAGAGATCCCTATGCCAGGGAAAAAGTAATGAAAGGCGGTTCTTTTCTGTGCAATGCCAGTTATTGCGCGAGTTATAGGGTTTCGTCTAGAATGGCTACGAGCCTAGATTCTTCCTTGGAACATTTGGGCTTTAGAACCGTTGCTACCCCTGATATGATCCGCAATTCAAAAAAATAA